A genomic stretch from Algoriphagus halophilus includes:
- a CDS encoding PVC-type heme-binding CxxCH protein, which produces MKLSWLVTTLVVSLLISCGQKSGETFLSSTEPRRVEILVLGHESEHHNSEKLMMYLETPLFQKGINLTYTTDVNDLNPTKLSNYDGLMIYANHENITPEQETALKDYIQGGKALIPIHSASFCFQNSPWYISAVGGQFKSHGTGDFTVDIIDQDHPIMDGINEFETWDETYVHSQLNPDMHVLMERVEGDQKEPYTWTREEGKGRVFYTAYGHNEKTWEKEEFQELVANGILWAVGEKVNELLAAYNIPTPQFEDAEIPNYERRDPAPRFQLPLSPEQSMKLVQTPVGFELELFASEPMIINPIAFTWDERGRLFVIETTDYPNEVRKEGGDDKIKILEDTDGDGKADKVTIFADGLNIPTSITAVNGGMLISMAPDFVFLKDTDGDDVADVREVIMTGWGKFDTHAGPSNLKYGFDNKVWGVLGYSGFRGEVSGKQYSFGQGVYRFDPSGENMEFLGRTSNNTWGLGFSEDFETFISTANGQHSVYLAMDNKFVKRTIYKGTPNTATGIDSHYDMPHLTPFLRQVDWHGSYTAAAGHNLYTARSFPEEYWNKMAFVAEPTGRVLHNARILEEGSGYREKNAFNILASSDEWFSPVHAEVGPDGSLWVADWYNFIIQHNPTPRGFENGEGNAYINPMRDKEHGRIYRLTYKGGEPSKTFDLKDASASELLDALESDNLFWRMTAQRLIVETQNKEVLEGLYEIIGSTEVDGAGINGPAINALWTLKGLGELEGTNAKAQEVVEKALNHPSAAVRKNAVRVIPRNQSALNAIIAANMMEDDNLQARKFAILAVSEMPASEDVSKKLLAISEDPDNAKDEYLPQAIFAAALTNPSAFENRPAVPSTEPDSTMGIADRIAKSLISEVYTLDPRNALLFPPDPSGKEITISMEVTPGRDPLDGVMVAQGNNVNGYSLYVYKDALSFAVARDGDVKIIRSRRLPSEKFLVTATLKEGGQMSLSIDGKEVAKGKTNGLFTAPLSPENVRVGQFDSGNKVGDYEGNWRFSGRIGNSSNLDLKKADSSAENEGVASIEAPIEYVENGTVTLTAVPHEMRFDKPVFAVNAGSQLIVDFKNPDFVQHNLVIGSIGSLQKIGEAADQMAKNLTGMERSFIPNIPEVLASTELVFPNYSETLVMNVPSQKGDYPFVCTLPDHWKQMNGIMKVI; this is translated from the coding sequence ATGAAACTTTCTTGGTTAGTGACCACATTGGTCGTTTCGCTTCTGATAAGTTGCGGACAAAAATCTGGCGAGACATTTTTGTCTTCCACGGAACCTAGACGCGTTGAAATCCTTGTACTAGGTCATGAAAGCGAGCATCACAATTCAGAGAAATTGATGATGTATTTAGAAACTCCCTTATTTCAAAAGGGAATCAATTTAACTTATACCACAGATGTCAACGATCTGAATCCGACTAAATTGAGTAATTACGATGGTTTGATGATTTATGCAAACCATGAAAATATTACTCCTGAGCAGGAAACCGCATTGAAGGATTATATTCAAGGTGGCAAGGCATTGATTCCGATTCATTCGGCCTCATTCTGCTTCCAAAATTCTCCTTGGTACATTTCTGCTGTTGGCGGTCAATTTAAAAGCCATGGTACAGGAGATTTTACGGTTGACATCATTGATCAGGACCATCCTATCATGGACGGTATCAATGAGTTTGAAACATGGGATGAAACCTATGTTCATAGCCAGTTGAATCCAGATATGCATGTTTTAATGGAGCGTGTGGAAGGTGATCAAAAAGAGCCATATACCTGGACTCGTGAAGAAGGAAAAGGTAGAGTATTTTATACAGCCTATGGTCACAATGAAAAGACTTGGGAAAAAGAAGAATTTCAAGAACTTGTTGCCAATGGAATTCTTTGGGCTGTTGGTGAAAAAGTAAATGAACTTTTAGCAGCTTATAATATTCCTACCCCACAATTTGAGGACGCTGAAATCCCCAATTATGAACGAAGAGATCCAGCTCCAAGATTCCAATTGCCTTTATCTCCTGAACAATCCATGAAATTGGTACAGACGCCAGTAGGATTTGAGTTGGAGCTTTTTGCTTCTGAGCCTATGATCATTAACCCGATCGCATTTACTTGGGACGAAAGAGGAAGGTTGTTTGTCATTGAAACAACTGATTATCCTAATGAGGTTCGTAAAGAAGGTGGCGATGACAAAATCAAAATTTTGGAGGATACTGACGGCGATGGCAAAGCAGATAAAGTTACCATTTTCGCAGATGGCTTGAATATCCCTACTTCTATCACTGCAGTGAATGGGGGTATGTTGATTTCCATGGCTCCTGATTTTGTTTTCTTAAAAGATACTGACGGAGACGACGTAGCGGATGTAAGAGAAGTGATCATGACAGGTTGGGGTAAATTCGATACCCATGCGGGTCCATCCAATCTAAAATATGGCTTTGATAATAAAGTCTGGGGAGTGTTGGGCTATTCTGGATTTAGAGGTGAAGTAAGTGGTAAGCAATACAGCTTTGGTCAAGGAGTCTATCGATTTGATCCATCAGGAGAAAATATGGAATTCTTGGGCAGAACCAGTAATAACACCTGGGGGCTTGGATTCTCCGAAGATTTCGAAACCTTTATTTCCACAGCAAATGGGCAGCACTCTGTGTATTTGGCAATGGACAATAAGTTTGTCAAGAGAACGATTTATAAAGGCACACCAAATACGGCTACAGGAATTGATTCTCACTATGATATGCCTCACCTTACTCCTTTCTTAAGACAGGTTGATTGGCATGGAAGTTATACTGCAGCTGCAGGTCATAACTTGTATACAGCGAGAAGCTTCCCTGAAGAATATTGGAACAAAATGGCTTTTGTAGCTGAACCTACCGGTCGAGTATTGCACAATGCAAGAATCCTAGAAGAAGGATCGGGCTATAGAGAGAAAAATGCATTTAACATTTTGGCTAGCTCTGATGAGTGGTTTAGCCCTGTTCATGCAGAAGTAGGTCCTGATGGATCACTTTGGGTAGCAGATTGGTATAACTTTATCATCCAGCACAACCCTACTCCACGTGGTTTTGAAAATGGTGAAGGAAATGCCTACATCAACCCAATGAGAGATAAGGAACATGGTAGAATTTATAGATTGACTTATAAAGGTGGTGAGCCATCCAAAACATTTGACCTGAAAGATGCTTCTGCCAGCGAATTATTGGATGCCTTGGAAAGTGACAACTTATTCTGGAGAATGACCGCACAGCGTCTAATTGTGGAAACCCAGAATAAAGAAGTTTTGGAAGGGCTATATGAAATCATCGGATCTACTGAAGTGGATGGTGCTGGCATCAACGGTCCTGCAATTAATGCACTTTGGACCTTGAAAGGTCTGGGTGAATTAGAGGGTACTAATGCAAAAGCTCAAGAAGTAGTAGAGAAGGCATTAAATCATCCTTCCGCAGCAGTAAGGAAAAATGCAGTTCGAGTAATCCCTAGAAACCAATCTGCATTAAATGCGATCATAGCAGCCAATATGATGGAGGACGATAACCTTCAGGCTAGAAAATTCGCTATCCTGGCGGTTTCTGAAATGCCTGCAAGTGAAGATGTTTCCAAGAAGTTGTTGGCGATTTCGGAAGATCCTGACAATGCGAAGGATGAATATTTACCACAGGCAATTTTTGCTGCGGCTTTAACCAACCCTTCAGCCTTTGAAAATAGACCTGCAGTTCCTTCTACGGAGCCAGACTCCACGATGGGAATCGCTGACAGAATTGCTAAAAGTTTAATTTCTGAGGTTTATACCTTAGATCCTAGAAATGCCCTCCTTTTCCCACCTGACCCATCTGGAAAGGAAATCACGATATCAATGGAAGTGACACCTGGTAGAGATCCTCTGGATGGAGTAATGGTTGCCCAAGGAAATAATGTGAATGGATATAGCTTATATGTGTATAAGGATGCGTTGAGTTTTGCTGTTGCACGGGATGGAGATGTTAAAATTATCAGATCCCGAAGATTACCTTCTGAAAAATTCCTGGTAACTGCAACCTTAAAAGAGGGAGGTCAAATGAGCCTAAGTATTGATGGCAAAGAAGTAGCGAAAGGAAAAACCAATGGACTATTTACTGCTCCACTTTCCCCTGAAAATGTTCGTGTAGGACAATTTGATTCTGGGAATAAAGTTGGTGACTACGAAGGTAACTGGAGATTCTCAGGTAGAATTGGTAATAGTTCTAACCTTGATTTGAAAAAGGCTGATTCTTCAGCAGAAAATGAAGGGGTGGCATCAATAGAAGCTCCGATTGAATATGTAGAAAATGGAACGGTCACTCTTACGGCCGTTCCTCATGAAATGAGATTTGACAAACCTGTGTTTGCAGTAAATGCAGGCAGCCAGTTGATCGTTGATTTCAAAAACCCTGATTTTGTTCAACATAATTTGGTAATCGGATCCATTGGTTCCTTACAAAAAATCGGTGAAGCCGCAGATCAAATGGCAAAAAACCTGACTGGAATGGAGCGTAGCTTTATTCCTAATATCCCAGAGGTTCTTGCTTCCACCGAATTGGTTTTCCCTAATTATTCGGAGACCTTAGTAATGAATGTGCCTTCCCAAAAAGGAGATTATCCATTCGTTTGTACCCTTCCTGATCATTGGAAGCAAATGAACGGAATCATGAAAGTTATTTAA
- a CDS encoding AraC family transcriptional regulator, with translation MKNPLKKSRIPDSKVFVVQELIAPYFDKNWHFHPEYQLVVILKGRGTRYIGDHIKPFKEGDMVMTGPNLPHVWRSDNAYFDPANELDTHLIVAYFPENFLGEGIFEKEEFEDIGRLMKASARGLEIAGKTNQEITSKMKKLVQLKGSSQLIQLLDILNHLSHSKDISPITNAEYINLNKESEKDRMGEVYEYVMKNYKEKIMLEEVAALANLSVSAFSRFFKSRANKSFSDFISDVRISHACKLLHEEGINISEVCYESGFNTLSNFNKQFKERIGKTPLAYRKEYLDSFE, from the coding sequence ATGAAGAATCCACTCAAAAAATCGCGTATTCCAGACTCAAAAGTCTTTGTAGTCCAAGAATTAATTGCGCCTTATTTTGATAAAAACTGGCATTTTCACCCTGAGTATCAGTTGGTAGTAATATTAAAAGGAAGAGGTACCCGTTACATTGGTGATCATATTAAACCCTTTAAAGAAGGGGATATGGTCATGACAGGGCCGAACCTTCCGCATGTTTGGCGCTCGGACAACGCTTATTTTGACCCGGCAAACGAGTTGGATACGCATTTGATTGTTGCCTATTTTCCTGAAAACTTCCTGGGAGAGGGGATTTTTGAAAAGGAAGAATTCGAGGATATAGGTAGGTTAATGAAAGCCTCCGCAAGAGGTTTGGAAATCGCTGGGAAAACTAATCAGGAAATTACTTCCAAAATGAAGAAACTGGTTCAGTTGAAAGGTTCGAGCCAATTGATTCAATTGTTGGATATATTGAATCATCTCTCACATTCTAAAGATATCAGTCCCATTACCAATGCAGAGTATATCAATCTGAATAAGGAGTCCGAAAAGGATCGGATGGGAGAGGTGTACGAGTATGTCATGAAAAACTACAAAGAGAAAATCATGTTGGAAGAAGTAGCTGCTCTGGCCAATTTATCAGTGAGTGCATTCAGTAGGTTTTTTAAATCCCGAGCCAATAAATCCTTCTCGGATTTTATCAGTGATGTTCGAATCAGCCATGCCTGCAAACTCCTTCATGAAGAAGGGATCAATATTTCCGAAGTCTGTTATGAAAGTGGATTCAACACCCTTTCCAATTTCAACAAACAGTTCAAGGAACGAATCGGCAAAACTCCTCTGGCCTACAGAAAGGAATATCTGGATAGTTTTGAATAG